A part of Drosophila bipectinata strain 14024-0381.07 chromosome 3L, DbipHiC1v2, whole genome shotgun sequence genomic DNA contains:
- the Mes2 gene encoding uncharacterized protein Mes2 — MAPVSAAVTGSSTATHSLQDMTAAAAAIALDMKPKGEPLGASSTATEPSQKIKKLVRRNASDKLKLIQMVHDNPILWDSRLPNFKGAEKEKNRAWEHIGREFNAPGRRVARAFKSLRESYRRELAHVKLMGNGFKPKWSLYEAMDFLRDVIRERKGASHATDLSSSSFGHFNNNNNNNNHSILGESGKSMVLKLSSSYTESAAVLNLSKCSTLNVSGEDYYSDYYVKPELDLSAGALAGSSSSGSSIGCGNGAPSNNPVPAHQHQVNNDSRVSSTRNEHHHLQQNYDDFDASSLRSGDEEGENASDGVEELEAIDADFPYPLILDSNSPVSTNAGDLVSSRKRCRNGDQEDGDCDDNGIIDGDDYEEQMLQQHRHLRQQQSAVSAPGGLDLPPPQTVREVLNSKFCGFISAKLNSMEDSEADNLMNRILLLLVQMQQCDVSTK, encoded by the exons ATGGCCCCCGTGAGTGCCGCAGTGACGGGATCCTCTACAGCCACCCACTCTCTTCAAGATATGACAGCCGCTGCCGCGGCCATTGCCCTGGACATGAAACCCAAAGGGGAGCCTTTGGGAGCGTCCTCCACCGCCACAGAGCCATCacaaaagattaaaaaat TGGTGCGACGCAATGCATCCGATAAACTGAAACTCATCCAGATGGTCCACGATAATCCCATTCTATGGGACTCTCGTCTCCCGAACTTCAAGGGCGCCGAGAAAGAAAAGAACCGAGCCTGGGAACACATTGGGCGAGAGTTCAACGCACCGGGGAGACGAGTGGCTCGCGCCTTCAAATCTTTACGAGAGTCCTATCGCCGGGAACTTGCCCACGTCAAGCTGATGGGAAACGGATTTAAGCCAAAATGGAGTCTTTATGAGGCCATGGACTTTCTAAGAGACGTGATTCGGGAAAGAAA GGGCGCTTCGCATGCAACTGATCTCAGTTCAAGCTCTTTTGGGCATtttaacaacaataataataacaacaaccaTAGTATTCTTGGAGAATCTGGAAAAAGTATGGTTTTAAAGCTTTCATCTTCATATACGGAATCAGCCGCAGTGCTGAATCTTTCAAAATGTTCTACCCTTAACGTAAGTGGCGAGGACTACTACAGCGATTACTACGTAAAGCCAGAGCTGGACCTCTCGGCGGGTGCCTTAGCCGGTAGCAGTAGCAGTGGAAGTAGCATTGGCTGTGGAAACGGAGCCCCTTCAAATAATCCAGTGCCGGCTCATCAGCACCAAGTCAATAACGACAGTCGAGTGAGCTCCACGCGAAATGAGCACCACCATTTACAGCAAAACTATGATGATTTTGACGCAAGTTCTCTAAGGAGCGGGGATGAAGAGGGAGAAAACGCATCAGATGGGGTGGAGGAACTGGAAGCCATAGATGCTGACTTCCCTTATCCACTTATTCTTGACTCTAACTCACCAGTAAGCACTAATGCCGGTGATTTGGTTTCGTCCCGAAAGCGCTGCCGCAACGGTGATCAGGAGGACGGTGATTGCGACGACAATGGAATCATCGATGGCGACGATTATGAAGAACAGATGCTGCAACAACACCGCCACCTACGGCAGCAGCAGAGCGCTGTTTCAGCCCCTGGGGGGTTGGATCTTCCGCCGCCGCAAACTGTACGTGAGGTCCTCaattccaaattttgtggatTTATTTCGGCAAAACTTAACAGCATGGAAGATTCCGAGGCAGATAATCTTATGAATCGCATTCTTCTGTTGCTTGTGCAAATGCAGCAATGCGATGTGTCTACTAAATAG